In a genomic window of Mesoplasma tabanidae:
- a CDS encoding cysteine peptidase family C39 domain-containing protein, whose product MKLVKQTSYQDCGAACIAMMINHFYKYEIDLQQIKFYLSINDDEISFYDIIDLASNFYLKGDAFRIEQDFLELRNKTPFLAQVVNSDGLLHFVIIKEILQDDLVIYDPSKEKKQKQSLTDFLITFNNNVITFKPNIKKFNTDFKFNFKRAINIFGFDFILYLLISLISTFLFIIDTQFLQMYSNSLNKNEQDFLIYLFPVILLVLNILFKNISMRILNNEFKKRKQKLLAKMLKLIETKHMSDLFYLYQEINWVSKYENYSLKSSFASIISEAISLLFIYFIAKEIFLLILIADILYIVINTWINQIATKEISNSDREWFMFLNNIDYIKNTGNECQAFDEVLKLNQKEESNTVNNNFIEFWDKLSLIFVYIISWMLLRQGNLNFSLFFIILLLKSFSKANIYNVGQTILGFNKYRISIIKFEKIFIDTKLIKFDEKITNIKILLNNEKRTIEFKNKLNIEKTNIDLANINKTKSDINIEVYINNKNINNLRGSDIRKQMYYAKDQKINFGTIYQNIAIKKASKINVFNIKEIKDILDRHFIKITKLVKPETYTQIEKEIIKLLSIFYIDKKVILIKNDFQILTFDEIILVLSIFTKLNDDKFVILS is encoded by the coding sequence TTGAAGTTAGTTAAACAAACATCATATCAAGATTGTGGTGCAGCTTGCATAGCAATGATGATAAATCACTTTTACAAATACGAAATTGATCTTCAACAAATTAAATTTTACTTATCAATTAATGATGATGAAATTAGTTTTTATGACATTATTGATTTAGCTAGTAATTTTTATTTAAAAGGCGATGCTTTCAGGATTGAACAAGATTTTTTAGAACTTAGAAATAAAACACCTTTTTTAGCACAAGTTGTTAATTCTGATGGTTTATTACATTTTGTAATTATAAAAGAAATATTGCAAGATGATTTAGTAATTTATGACCCTAGTAAAGAGAAAAAACAAAAGCAATCTTTAACAGATTTTTTAATTACTTTTAACAATAATGTAATTACATTTAAACCAAATATAAAAAAGTTTAATACAGATTTTAAATTTAATTTCAAAAGAGCAATTAATATATTTGGATTTGATTTTATACTTTATCTATTAATAAGTCTAATTTCGACTTTTTTATTTATTATAGATACTCAGTTTTTGCAAATGTATTCAAATTCTCTTAATAAAAATGAACAAGATTTTTTAATCTATTTATTTCCTGTAATTTTGTTAGTTTTAAATATTTTGTTTAAAAATATTTCAATGCGAATATTAAATAACGAGTTTAAAAAAAGAAAGCAAAAATTATTAGCAAAAATGCTCAAACTAATTGAAACAAAACATATGTCTGATCTTTTTTATCTTTATCAAGAAATAAATTGAGTTTCTAAGTATGAAAATTACAGTCTTAAAAGTAGTTTTGCATCAATTATTTCAGAGGCGATCAGTTTATTATTTATATATTTTATTGCTAAAGAAATATTTTTATTAATTCTTATAGCTGATATTTTATATATTGTAATTAATACATGGATAAATCAAATTGCAACTAAGGAAATATCTAATTCAGATAGAGAATGATTTATGTTTTTAAATAACATTGATTATATTAAAAATACTGGTAATGAATGTCAAGCATTTGATGAAGTCTTAAAACTTAATCAAAAAGAAGAAAGTAACACAGTGAATAATAATTTTATTGAATTTTGAGATAAATTAAGTTTAATATTTGTTTATATTATTAGCTGAATGCTATTAAGGCAAGGAAATTTGAATTTTTCATTGTTCTTTATAATTTTATTATTAAAAAGTTTTAGCAAAGCAAATATTTATAATGTTGGTCAAACTATTTTAGGTTTTAACAAATATAGAATATCTATTATTAAGTTCGAAAAAATATTCATTGATACTAAACTAATAAAATTTGATGAAAAAATAACTAATATTAAAATTTTATTAAATAACGAAAAAAGAACAATTGAATTTAAAAATAAATTAAATATTGAAAAAACAAATATTGATCTAGCAAATATAAATAAAACAAAAAGTGATATAAACATTGAGGTATATATAAACAATAAAAATATAAATAATTTAAGAGGATCAGACATACGCAAGCAAATGTATTATGCAAAAGACCAAAAGATAAACTTTGGAACTATCTATCAAAATATTGCAATTAAAAAAGCAAGTAAAATAAATGTATTTAACATCAAAGAAATAAAAGACATTTTAGATAGACATTTCATTAAGATAACAAAACTTGTTAAACCTGAAACTTATACTCAAATTGAAAAAGAAATTATAAAGTTATTGAGTATTTTTTATATTGATAAAAAAGTTATATTAATAAAAAATGATTTTCAAATATTAACTTTTGATGAAATAATTTTAGTTTTATCTATCTTTACCAAATTAAATGATGATAAATTTGTAATTTTATCTTAA
- the ybeY gene encoding rRNA maturation RNase YbeY: MVNIDFINETKLKVKKWEKLAEEIISSGIKYLNIENKINLSITFLDSEPAQKINQEYRNHSYIPDVTSFPVEMSPQEIKALGYQEIGDIFICIEEAERKSIKYQHTLKEEMGFLFTHGFLHLLGYDHETNENEEEEMFFIQDEILKLNKINYTIKFTEEDYKEIEDKHE; the protein is encoded by the coding sequence ATGGTAAATATTGATTTTATAAATGAGACTAAATTAAAAGTAAAAAAATGAGAAAAATTAGCTGAGGAAATAATAAGTTCAGGCATTAAATATTTAAACATAGAAAATAAAATAAATTTATCTATAACTTTTTTAGACAGTGAACCCGCTCAAAAAATAAATCAAGAATATCGAAATCACTCATATATTCCTGACGTAACATCATTTCCTGTAGAAATGTCGCCACAAGAAATAAAAGCTCTTGGCTATCAAGAAATTGGTGATATATTCATTTGTATAGAAGAAGCTGAAAGAAAAAGCATAAAATATCAACATACGCTTAAAGAGGAAATGGGATTTTTATTTACTCATGGTTTTTTGCATTTATTAGGTTATGACCATGAAACAAATGAAAATGAGGAAGAAGAGATGTTTTTTATTCAAGATGAGATACTAAAATTGAACAAAATAAATTACACAATAAAATTTACAGAAGAAGATTATAAAGAGATAGAGGACAAACATGAGTAA
- the era gene encoding GTPase Era has protein sequence MSKIKSGFISIVGRPNVGKSTLLNKIIGHKISIVTNKAQTTRNNIRGILTEEKYQLIFVDTPGIHTSKNQIDRFMNSSAMRSMKEVDVVVFMAPADETIGKNDLFILNELSKKSDIKKILVISKADVVSKEKLFLKATEWNTYEQIFDEIIITSSTENINIDKLIETIVNFLPETGHYFYDEDSITDQPNRFAIREIIRESVLLKAGQEVPHSVAILVDELEETEDEINIVASIIVERKSQKGIIIGHQGKKISDIKYKSRKQIRELFEKEVNLELFVKVQENWRNSASLIKKMGYDKDKY, from the coding sequence ATGAGTAAAATTAAATCAGGATTTATATCAATAGTGGGAAGACCAAATGTGGGGAAATCAACTTTATTAAATAAAATTATTGGTCATAAGATTTCAATAGTCACAAATAAAGCCCAAACCACAAGAAATAATATTAGAGGTATTTTGACAGAAGAAAAATATCAATTAATTTTTGTTGATACTCCTGGTATTCATACTTCAAAAAACCAAATTGACAGGTTTATGAATTCAAGTGCAATGAGAAGCATGAAGGAAGTTGACGTAGTTGTTTTTATGGCACCAGCTGATGAAACAATTGGTAAAAATGATTTATTTATTTTAAATGAGTTATCTAAAAAGTCTGATATCAAAAAAATTCTTGTAATTTCAAAAGCGGATGTAGTAAGTAAAGAAAAATTATTTTTAAAAGCTACTGAATGAAACACGTATGAACAAATTTTTGATGAAATCATAATTACTTCATCTACTGAAAACATTAATATTGACAAATTAATTGAAACTATTGTTAATTTTTTACCTGAAACTGGACATTATTTTTATGATGAAGATTCAATAACTGATCAACCCAATCGTTTTGCAATCAGAGAAATTATTAGAGAAAGTGTGCTTTTAAAGGCAGGGCAAGAAGTCCCACATTCAGTTGCTATATTAGTTGATGAGCTTGAAGAAACAGAAGATGAAATTAATATTGTAGCTTCAATTATTGTTGAAAGAAAATCACAAAAAGGAATTATTATAGGTCATCAAGGTAAAAAAATTAGTGATATTAAATACAAATCAAGAAAACAAATAAGAGAACTTTTTGAAAAAGAAGTAAATCTTGAACTATTTGTGAAAGTTCAAGAAAACTGAAGAAATTCTGCAAGTTTAATTAAAAAGATGGGATATGACAAGGATAAATACTAA
- the recO gene encoding DNA repair protein RecO, giving the protein MSEVKIRAIVLDSFNYEENDKIITVYSNEFGKLSFIALGANKPSSKNNYSLNLFSEADFEIFKSRKIQSISKLKTGTLVRDNFKIAKSYNNYLFASIISSVILQEELFYNKDSKWFDMLRESIKNINDEINPFSSMVWFLFYSLKNFGGNWELKKCYRCNKPSKIYRKFDLKDFGFVCPNCINENEEEQDFEFIKYLQRMDNNTFFTIQKFSINVSYEIILSKLILGYYINELGVYSYPIKEILKKEVYREDTFWEYTYKVLTNNSI; this is encoded by the coding sequence ATGAGTGAAGTTAAAATAAGAGCTATTGTTTTAGATTCTTTTAATTATGAAGAGAATGATAAAATAATTACAGTTTATTCTAATGAATTTGGTAAACTTAGCTTTATTGCGCTTGGAGCAAACAAACCTTCAAGTAAAAATAATTATTCACTTAATTTATTTTCAGAAGCTGATTTTGAGATATTTAAATCAAGAAAAATTCAATCTATATCAAAATTAAAAACTGGAACTTTAGTAAGAGATAACTTTAAAATTGCAAAATCTTATAATAACTATTTATTTGCAAGTATTATATCTTCAGTTATTCTTCAAGAAGAACTTTTTTATAATAAAGATTCAAAGTGATTTGATATGCTAAGAGAATCTATAAAAAATATTAATGATGAAATTAATCCTTTTTCATCTATGGTTTGATTTTTGTTTTATTCTTTAAAAAATTTTGGAGGTAATTGAGAATTAAAAAAATGTTATAGATGTAACAAACCAAGCAAAATTTACAGAAAATTTGATCTTAAGGATTTTGGTTTTGTTTGTCCCAATTGCATTAATGAAAATGAAGAAGAACAAGATTTTGAATTTATTAAGTATTTGCAAAGAATGGATAATAATACATTTTTTACTATTCAAAAATTTTCAATAAATGTTTCATATGAAATAATCTTGTCGAAGTTAATTTTAGGATATTATATAAACGAATTAGGAGTTTATTCTTACCCAATAAAAGAGATTTTAAAGAAAGAAGTATATAGAGAAGATACGTTTTGAGAGTACACTTATAAAGTGTTGACAAACAATAGTATTTAA
- a CDS encoding glycine--tRNA ligase, which yields MEKLIAHLKSQGFIFQGSEIYGGLANSWDYGPLGVEVKNKLKQAWWNHFVRKNSLNIGLDSSIILNSNVWKASGHIDGFNDPLIDCKKCNSRWRADKLIEEFNSEINAGVMTEKQMEEFIKEQNIKCPKCQACDFTQIRKFALMFKTNQGVLEDESSTVYLRPETAQGIFINFKNAQRSLRKKLPFGIGQIGKSFRNEITPGNFIFRTREFEQMELEFFFNPSDEKDWFAYWLNEVEVFLQQKVKISKDNYRVRNHEQDELAHYSTATSDIEFKFPFGWGELWGVAHRGDFDLNAHQETSKQDLTYLDPTTNQKILPHVIEPSVGVERMMLAILWQAYHEEDLGEGNSRIVMKLPYNLAPYQIAVMPLQKQQNEQAQVLYSELLNNFDVTYDETGNVGKRYRRQDAIGTPFVITVDFDTPETNSVTVRERDSMEQVRINLNELERYLKSKF from the coding sequence ATGGAAAAATTAATTGCCCATTTAAAATCTCAAGGATTTATTTTTCAGGGATCAGAAATTTATGGAGGACTAGCTAACTCATGAGATTATGGTCCCTTAGGAGTAGAAGTTAAAAATAAATTAAAACAAGCATGATGAAACCATTTTGTTAGAAAAAATTCATTAAATATAGGTTTAGATAGCTCAATTATTTTAAATTCAAATGTTTGAAAAGCTAGCGGTCATATTGATGGTTTTAATGACCCATTAATAGATTGTAAAAAATGTAACAGTAGATGAAGAGCAGATAAATTAATTGAAGAATTTAATTCAGAAATTAACGCTGGAGTAATGACTGAAAAACAAATGGAAGAATTCATAAAAGAGCAAAATATCAAATGTCCTAAATGTCAAGCATGTGATTTTACACAAATAAGAAAGTTTGCGTTAATGTTTAAAACTAATCAAGGCGTACTTGAAGATGAATCATCAACTGTTTATTTAAGACCTGAAACAGCACAAGGTATTTTTATTAACTTTAAAAATGCTCAAAGATCTTTACGAAAAAAATTGCCATTTGGAATTGGTCAAATTGGTAAATCGTTTAGAAATGAAATAACACCTGGTAACTTTATTTTTAGAACTCGTGAATTTGAACAAATGGAATTAGAGTTTTTCTTTAATCCTTCTGATGAAAAAGACTGATTTGCATATTGACTAAATGAAGTTGAGGTATTTTTACAACAAAAAGTAAAAATTAGTAAAGATAATTACAGAGTTAGAAATCATGAACAAGATGAATTAGCTCATTATTCAACAGCAACAAGTGATATAGAATTTAAGTTTCCGTTTGGTTGAGGTGAACTTTGAGGTGTAGCTCATAGAGGGGATTTTGATTTAAATGCTCATCAAGAAACTTCCAAACAAGATTTAACTTATTTAGACCCAACAACTAATCAAAAGATATTGCCGCACGTAATCGAACCAAGTGTTGGTGTTGAAAGAATGATGTTAGCTATTTTATGACAAGCTTACCATGAAGAAGATTTAGGTGAAGGGAATTCACGTATAGTGATGAAATTGCCATATAACTTAGCTCCATATCAAATAGCTGTTATGCCATTACAAAAACAGCAAAATGAACAAGCTCAGGTTTTATATTCAGAGCTATTAAATAATTTTGATGTTACATATGATGAAACTGGTAATGTTGGAAAAAGATATAGAAGACAGGATGCAATTGGTACACCTTTTGTAATAACTGTTGACTTTGATACTCCAGAAACAAATTCAGTTACAGTAAGAGAAAGAGATTCAATGGAGCAAGTACGTATTAACTTAAACGAACTTGAAAGATATTTAAAATCTAAATTTTAA
- the dnaG gene encoding DNA primase has translation MLIPKEVIDDIIQKSDIVSIVSERVLLSKKGRNFWGLCPFHQDQNASMSVSPEKKFFKCFSCQVSGTVLDFIKDFDNISFQEAVKKLASLLNYDLSKFESSVPLKQNHEAIIFKLNEEAIAFFKLNLRSNEAKTAVKYLHSRDITNDDIQFFEIGYLPKTNSLVDHLISKGYNISDIVDAGLGTYNEERQKMYDIFADRILFPIRNENKELIGFSGRIMESDSDRPKYLNTKETKIFSKRKIAYNFSEAIKTARIKKELIVLEGYMDVISLHKNGIDNTIALMGTALSQYHVNLFKSIKGTVKMFLDGDEPGIKGNIEASQTLISNNQKVMVVNNPTNNDPDELIKQGRKAEIEKMINEALNPLQYIISKRWPKVNSNDFNSVEEFMKEICSFVLKCNNNILYETSIDELEKITGLSKEAIINFYKKILKHQISNSFNNRREVIQQNFEDKAIVKTEASTSFNVLASLKAYELAEKTILYDLIKSNKNLDLVKEKIREVKFPHKEFGRIISKIINSYEENINYNESEIKEILTNTCSAEIIEEIKQYETDPLMLRIKQNINTYKLIENSFEKLKMYSNEKKIIEIKEMLKAENLSKSDRDNLMDILSERIKKREEWLKNFNDKSN, from the coding sequence ATGTTAATACCAAAAGAAGTAATTGATGATATTATTCAGAAATCTGATATAGTTTCTATTGTTAGTGAAAGGGTATTACTTTCAAAAAAAGGAAGAAATTTTTGAGGTTTGTGTCCTTTTCATCAAGATCAAAATGCTTCTATGTCAGTTTCTCCTGAGAAGAAGTTCTTTAAATGTTTTTCATGTCAAGTTTCAGGAACTGTTTTAGATTTTATTAAAGATTTTGACAATATAAGTTTTCAAGAAGCAGTTAAAAAATTAGCAAGTTTATTAAACTATGACTTATCTAAGTTTGAAAGTAGCGTGCCTTTAAAACAAAATCATGAAGCGATTATTTTTAAACTTAATGAAGAAGCAATAGCATTTTTCAAATTAAACTTAAGGTCAAATGAGGCTAAAACTGCTGTTAAGTATTTACACTCAAGAGATATTACAAATGATGATATACAGTTCTTTGAAATTGGTTATTTACCAAAAACAAATAGTTTAGTCGACCATTTAATAAGCAAAGGCTATAATATATCTGATATTGTTGACGCAGGTTTAGGAACTTATAATGAAGAACGTCAAAAAATGTATGACATTTTTGCTGATAGAATATTATTTCCAATAAGAAATGAGAATAAAGAGTTAATTGGTTTTAGCGGAAGAATCATGGAATCTGATTCAGATAGACCTAAATATTTGAATACCAAAGAAACAAAAATTTTTTCAAAGAGAAAAATAGCATATAACTTTAGCGAAGCAATTAAAACTGCGCGGATTAAAAAAGAGTTAATTGTTTTAGAAGGATATATGGATGTTATAAGTTTACATAAAAATGGAATTGATAATACAATAGCTTTAATGGGAACTGCACTTTCTCAATATCATGTAAATTTATTTAAAAGCATTAAGGGAACTGTAAAAATGTTTTTAGATGGAGATGAGCCTGGAATAAAAGGCAATATTGAAGCATCGCAAACATTAATTTCAAATAATCAGAAAGTTATGGTTGTTAATAATCCAACTAATAACGATCCAGATGAACTAATTAAACAAGGAAGAAAAGCTGAAATAGAAAAAATGATTAATGAAGCTTTAAATCCTCTTCAATACATAATTTCAAAAAGATGACCCAAAGTTAACTCAAATGATTTTAATTCTGTAGAAGAATTTATGAAAGAAATATGTTCATTTGTTTTGAAATGTAATAATAATATATTATATGAAACTTCAATTGATGAACTTGAAAAAATTACAGGTTTATCTAAAGAAGCAATTATTAATTTTTATAAAAAAATATTAAAACATCAAATATCAAATAGTTTTAATAACAGAAGAGAAGTTATACAACAAAACTTTGAAGATAAAGCAATAGTAAAAACTGAAGCTAGTACAAGTTTTAATGTATTAGCTTCATTAAAAGCATATGAGTTAGCCGAAAAAACCATATTATATGATTTGATAAAATCTAACAAGAATTTAGATTTAGTGAAAGAAAAAATTAGAGAAGTTAAATTTCCACACAAGGAGTTTGGTAGAATTATATCTAAAATTATTAATTCTTACGAAGAAAATATTAATTACAATGAATCTGAAATTAAAGAAATTTTAACTAATACCTGTTCTGCAGAAATTATAGAAGAAATAAAACAATATGAAACAGATCCATTAATGTTAAGAATAAAACAAAATATAAATACTTATAAGTTAATTGAAAATTCATTTGAAAAACTGAAAATGTATTCTAATGAGAAAAAAATAATTGAAATTAAAGAAATGCTTAAAGCAGAAAATTTAAGTAAAAGTGATCGTGATAATTTAATGGACATCTTATCTGAAAGAATTAAAAAAAGAGAAGAATGATTAAAAAATTTTAACGATAAAAGTAACTAA
- a CDS encoding sigma-70 family RNA polymerase sigma factor, which yields MKKYMDKKEIAKIKTIEDFYESTVEYAKHNNNEITSEEVQMSFSKIFANATDNEYEKLLEDLQAKGIQFTDLEDIDLDEEIDLDEDAEEDIEVTDDDAYANELIGERKGPGRRPKDSGTTKYRVGSISNETKIQDLIKTYFSTIGQTKILTKDQEIVYAKLANSEDLEERKEGRDMLITSNLKLVISVARKHLNRGLDFADLIEEGNIGLIKAVDKFDYEKGFKFSTYATWWIRQAITRAIADQARTIRIPVHMVETINKLSRIERQLTQELGREPSSKEVAERMGGDMTPEKVVEIKKIAVEPVSLEKPFGDEDDTHFGDFVEDKDMISPTDFTEKEILREVIDKVFEDMPAREEKVIRMRYGIVPTKVRTLIRLAEECNDETAGELAKAIKKLDIHLETPVEKIRTVDSKIIQDHLLKYEASKTLEEVGKELNVTRERIRQIEAKTIRKLKQPTNTNKSGKVLKEFYKG from the coding sequence ATGAAAAAATATATGGATAAAAAAGAGATAGCAAAAATTAAAACAATTGAAGATTTTTATGAATCAACTGTTGAATATGCAAAGCATAATAATAATGAAATAACATCAGAAGAAGTTCAAATGAGTTTTAGCAAAATTTTTGCAAATGCAACTGATAATGAATATGAGAAATTATTAGAAGATTTACAAGCAAAAGGAATACAATTTACAGACCTAGAAGATATTGATTTAGATGAAGAAATTGATTTAGATGAAGATGCCGAAGAAGATATAGAAGTTACAGATGATGATGCATATGCTAATGAATTAATTGGTGAAAGAAAAGGTCCAGGAAGAAGACCAAAAGACTCAGGAACAACTAAATATAGAGTAGGTTCAATTTCAAATGAGACTAAAATTCAAGATTTAATTAAAACTTATTTTTCAACAATTGGACAAACAAAAATCTTAACTAAGGATCAAGAAATAGTTTATGCAAAATTAGCAAATTCAGAAGATCTTGAAGAAAGAAAAGAAGGAAGAGATATGTTAATCACTTCTAACTTAAAATTAGTTATTTCAGTAGCTAGAAAACATTTAAATAGAGGGTTAGACTTTGCTGATTTAATTGAAGAAGGAAATATTGGTTTAATTAAAGCTGTTGATAAATTTGACTATGAAAAGGGTTTTAAATTCTCAACTTACGCTACTTGATGAATTCGTCAAGCAATTACAAGAGCTATTGCTGATCAAGCAAGAACAATTAGAATACCTGTGCATATGGTTGAAACAATTAACAAACTTTCAAGAATTGAAAGACAACTAACACAAGAATTAGGTAGAGAACCTTCATCAAAAGAAGTAGCTGAAAGAATGGGTGGAGACATGACACCTGAAAAAGTAGTTGAAATTAAAAAAATTGCTGTTGAACCTGTTAGTTTAGAAAAACCATTTGGTGATGAAGATGACACTCACTTTGGGGACTTTGTAGAAGATAAAGATATGATTTCTCCAACTGATTTTACTGAAAAAGAAATCTTAAGAGAAGTAATTGATAAAGTGTTTGAAGATATGCCAGCTAGAGAAGAAAAAGTTATTCGTATGAGATATGGGATAGTTCCAACAAAAGTTAGAACATTAATTAGATTGGCTGAAGAATGTAATGATGAAACTGCTGGTGAATTAGCTAAAGCAATTAAAAAATTAGACATTCATTTAGAAACACCAGTTGAAAAAATTAGAACTGTTGATAGTAAAATAATTCAAGATCATTTATTAAAATATGAAGCATCAAAAACTTTAGAAGAAGTTGGAAAAGAATTAAATGTTACAAGAGAACGAATTAGACAAATTGAAGCAAAAACAATAAGAAAATTAAAACAACCAACTAATACTAATAAATCAGGTAAAGTTTTAAAAGAATTTTATAAAGGTTAA
- a CDS encoding tRNA (adenine(22)-N(1))-methyltransferase yields the protein MLTKRLRTIADLIDCCNVVADIGTDHAYLPITLVKEKRTKFAYAVDVNKEPLSWAKKNIKQYNYNEKIQTILSNGLDFVFSENIEKIDVVSICGLGSTTILEIIKKDNEKIDKYIICSNTEISSIRNWVLNKNYSISFEDYIVDSQKGYWVVVIEKNHNNLVNKKDILFGNKTFFQNNKQINTYYENEIKKYEKILSKIDEVKHYDSYNDIKNRIAEIRGYLNEIIKIN from the coding sequence ATGTTAACAAAAAGACTAAGAACAATTGCTGATTTAATTGATTGTTGCAATGTTGTTGCAGATATTGGTACTGATCATGCATATTTACCAATTACCTTAGTTAAAGAAAAAAGAACTAAGTTCGCTTATGCAGTTGATGTTAATAAAGAACCTTTAAGTTGAGCTAAGAAAAACATTAAACAATATAATTATAATGAGAAAATACAAACTATTCTAAGCAATGGTTTGGATTTTGTTTTTAGTGAAAATATTGAAAAAATTGATGTTGTTTCAATTTGCGGTTTGGGCAGTACAACAATCCTTGAAATTATTAAAAAGGATAATGAAAAGATTGATAAATATATTATTTGTTCTAATACAGAAATTAGTAGCATTAGAAATTGAGTGTTAAATAAAAATTATTCAATAAGTTTTGAAGATTATATAGTTGATAGTCAAAAAGGATATTGAGTCGTTGTTATTGAAAAAAATCATAATAATTTGGTTAATAAAAAAGATATTTTATTCGGAAACAAAACTTTTTTTCAAAATAATAAACAAATAAATACATATTATGAAAATGAAATTAAAAAGTATGAAAAAATACTAAGTAAAATAGATGAAGTAAAACATTATGATTCATATAATGATATTAAAAATAGAATTGCAGAAATTAGAGGATACTTAAATGAAATTATTAAAATTAATTAA
- a CDS encoding Nif3-like dinuclear metal center hexameric protein, giving the protein MKLLKLIKYLDKKFPSSKAYEWDNVGIQKFNKKVIDFDKEISNVLITLDLNKMSVDKIKNHKIDFIITRHPFMFNEIHKEKENPFKKELIKFLTKENIYVFSIHTNYDICGYNAFVNQLEKKFNVKKAKFPLLHKEFLEVNLNKEITSNELIENLKNIFNTKTLQINSNNQFKTSKFSINQGSGASSIISQQIKDSIFITGEAKWSDWIYANDNNVLLIVVGHYMENYFIHDIEERLLNNFKDLKIEKVDIKEQYYVK; this is encoded by the coding sequence ATGAAATTATTAAAATTAATTAAATATTTAGATAAAAAGTTTCCCTCTAGTAAAGCATATGAATGAGATAATGTTGGAATTCAAAAATTTAACAAAAAGGTTATAGACTTTGACAAAGAAATTTCTAATGTTTTAATCACATTAGATTTAAATAAAATGTCTGTTGATAAAATTAAAAATCATAAAATAGATTTTATCATTACCAGACATCCTTTCATGTTTAATGAAATACATAAGGAAAAAGAAAATCCTTTTAAAAAAGAACTTATTAAATTTTTAACAAAAGAAAATATATATGTATTTTCAATTCATACAAATTATGATATTTGTGGATATAATGCTTTTGTAAATCAATTAGAAAAAAAGTTTAATGTAAAGAAAGCTAAATTCCCTTTGTTGCATAAAGAATTTTTAGAAGTAAATTTAAATAAGGAAATAACATCAAATGAATTAATTGAAAACCTGAAAAATATTTTTAATACAAAAACACTACAAATAAATTCGAATAATCAATTTAAGACTTCTAAATTTTCAATTAATCAAGGAAGTGGAGCCAGTTCAATAATTTCACAGCAAATTAAAGATTCTATATTTATAACAGGTGAAGCTAAATGAAGTGATTGAATTTATGCCAATGATAACAATGTCCTACTTATTGTTGTTGGGCATTATATGGAAAATTACTTTATTCATGATATTGAAGAAAGACTATTAAATAATTTTAAGGATTTAAAAATAGAGAAAGTAGATATAAAGGAACAATACTATGTCAAATAA